In Eriocheir sinensis breed Jianghai 21 chromosome 64, ASM2467909v1, whole genome shotgun sequence, one DNA window encodes the following:
- the LOC126987388 gene encoding general transcription factor II-I repeat domain-containing protein 2-like: MATKKRKVDAECRAFNEEWGVKYFFVESSKDQKATCVVCSESIAVLKEYNLRRHYETKHLSTYSKFSGKLRSEKYESMKRGLETQRNLFKRKFTENESVTHTSYKIVHKMAERGKPFTDGNFIKECMMEAANDLCPEKANLFGGISLSASTVVRRTEELGENIVLQIREKARNFLWYSLALDESTDLSSTSQLLVFIRGVNLDFQITEELASVCSMHGTTTGKDIFTEVQKTLQDYNLQWNQLRGVTVDGGKNMAGVRKGLVGQIRTHLEDLQIPGALFIHCIIHQQALCGKALDISCVLKPVVSAVNFIRGHALNHRQFQAFLEEIDSDFCDLPYHTAVRWLSCGKVLFRFFKLRNEIDVFSLKKIELIHSCQILPGCQSCHFWSTSHPI, translated from the coding sequence ATGGCtactaagaaaagaaaagtggacgCCGAGTGTCGTGCTTTCAATGAAGAATGGGGAGTAAAGTACTTCTTTGTGGAAAGTTCGAAGGACCAGAAAGCTACTTGCGTGGTATGCAGCGAAAGTATTGCCGTTCTGAAAGAGTACAATCTTCGGCGTCACTATGAAACAAAACATCTATCAACATATTCAAAGTTTTCTGGAAAGTTACGCTCTGAGAAATATGAGTCCATGAAACGTGGTTTAGAAACTCAAAGAAATCTCTTCAAGAGAAAGTTTACTGAAAATGAATCTGTCACTCATACAAGTTACAAAATAGTGCATAAGATGGCAGAGCGAGGAAAACCGTTTACTGATGGCAACTTCATCAAAGAGTGCATGATGGAAGCAGCAAATGACTTGTGTCCTGAGAAAGCCAATTTGTTTGGAGGTATCAGCCTTTCGGCAAGTACAGTTGTGCGGAGAACAGAAGAACTTGGAGAGAACATAGTGCTACAGATACGCGAGAAAGCTAGGAACTTCTTGTGGTATTCTCTTGCGCTGGATGAGTCTACTGATCTCTCGAGTACGTCACAACTTCTCGTGTTCATTCGTGGTGTCAATTTAGACTTTCAGATAACGGAAGAGTTGGCATCCGTTTGTAGCATGCATGGAACAACAACTGGAAAAGACATTTTCACGGAAGTGCAGAAAACTTTGCAAGACTATAACCTTCAGTGGAATCAGCTTCGAGGTGTTACAGTTGATGGAGGAAAAAACATGGCTGGAGTGAGGAAGGGTCTGGTGGGGCAGATCAGGACTCATTTGGAAGATTTGCAAATTCCGGGCGCTCTGTTCATACACTGCATCATACATCAGCAAGCACTCTGTGGGAAAGCCTTAGATATTTCTTGTGTACTGAAACCAGTCGTTTCTGCTGTGAACTTCATTCGGGGACATGCACTCAATCACCGTCAGTTCCAGGCTTTTCTTGAAGAAATTGATTCTGATTTCTGTGACTTGCCTTATCACACAGCAGTGAGGTGGCTCAGCTGCGGTAAAGTCTTGTTTCGTTTTTTTAAGCTCCGAAACGAAATAGATGTTTTCTCACTGAAAAAGATAGAGCTGATCCACAGCTGTCAGATCCTACCTGGCTGTCAAAGTTGTCATTTTTGGTCGACATCACATCCCATATGA